CGCCTGGTGGAGGTGTTGCGGGGCAAGCCGTTCAACGCGGTGCTGCGCGAACGCCTGGTCGACCCGCTCGGACTGGCCGACGTCGCGACGTCACTCGACGAGGCGATCCTGCGACGCCCCGCCGTGGGGCACGTCCGTTCCGCCTCCGACGCGGTCAGGCCGGTCCGGGTGTGGTCGATGGCGCCTTCCACCGCTCCGGCGGGCGCGGTGCTCGCCATGAGCGCGCGTGACCTGCTCGGCTTCGTGCGGATGCATTTGGAGCACACCGATTTCGACGCGATGCGGGAACCCCAGGTCGAGGTCCCCGACCTGGGGATGATCAGCGGCCACTGGGCGCTGGGGTGGGCGCTGCCCGACTACCGGGGGCCGCTCGTGCTCGGGCACACCGGCAGGACGGCCGGGCAGCGCGCGTTCCTGCGCGTGGTGCCCGGCGTGGGCGTGGCGGTGGCGATGCTGACCAACGGCGGGAACGTGTACCCGGTGTTCGCCGAGGTGTTCGGTCACCTGCTCGGGGAACTGGGCGGGGTGGTCCAACCCGGGTTGCCCGTTCCACCGGCGGCTCCGCGGCCCGTCGACGCGGACCGGGTCGCCGGGACGTACCGGTCGCCCGTGGCCGACAACGTGGTGCACGTCGACGCGGACGGACGCACGTGGCTGCGGATCCTGCCCCACGCGGCTCCCGCCGAACCGGACGCCTTCACCGCGAACGCGCACGAACTGGTCGCGTTGGACCCGGACAGGCTGATCATGGTGGCGCAGGACGATGGAGCGCACCCGGTGATAGGTCTGGTCGACGACGTCGGCGACGGCCGCGTCCGCTACCTGCACACCAGCCGCGCGATCCCCCGGGTGCCCGGGTGAGCGCACTGCCCGGCGGCGCGTCACAGGCAGGTGCCGGTCACCTCGTGCGGAGCTCGGCCTCCAGTTCGGCGAGGTCCCGGTTGACCGCGACCATGGTCCGGACCGTGGTGAAGCCCAGCTGCTCGTTGACCCGGATCATGTGCTCGTTGCCGGCGCCGGTGGTCGTGTAGATCCGGTCCAGGTCGGGGCGGTCGGCCAGCAGCCAGTGGATGAGGTGCGCCTTGATGCACCGACCGAGCCCGTGGCCCCGGTGCGGCGCCGACACCGCGGTGTCGCGCTGGAAGCCCCAGAACGGGCGGTGGGGGTGCAGTTCGAGTTCGGTCAGCCCGGCGACCTCACCGGTGCTCTCGTGCACGGCGACGACCGCCCGCAGCTCGATGTTGTTCCGCCGCAGCTCGGCCTCGCGCGCCCGGACCCGCTCGGCCGTCCACTCCGGCTCCTCGTAGCCCAGACCTCCCAGCGGTGCGTCGTGCATGGCATTGCGAGCGGCCGCGAAGGAGGTGACGAGGTCCTCGGGCACGACGCCCGCCCAGCGCCGCAGCCGGTAACCGGCGGGAACGTCGTCCTGCCACAGCGCGCTGTCGGCTCCGGGGATCACCAGCGCTTGCATGAGCACGGTGTGCACGGATCGGAAGTTCAGCGACCGCGCCCACCGCTCACCGTCGCTGCCCTTGGTGATCTGCCAGGTCTCGACCAGGGTGCGGCCACGGGCGCGCAGCTCCGGGACGACGGCCTTCAGGACCGCGGTGCCGATCCCCCGCCGGCGGACCCGCGGGTGGACGATGACCTCCGTCAGGCCGATGTGGCCGCTCTCCTCCTCCAGGAAGTAGACGATCGCGAGCCCCACGACCTCACCGCCCAGGCGCGCGACCCAGTAGACCACCGGCCCGAAGCCGACGAACGGGTTCTCCAAGCGGCCCAGGACGTCCTCGTACGTCAGCCGGGGCTCGTCGGGGCGGTCGATCTCCTGCCTCGCCAGCATCACCCGGTAGTACCCGCGAAGATCGCCCTCGGTGGCGCACGCGGGATCGAACCGCTCGACTTCGAGACCTGCTGTCACGGGCGATTCCTCTCCTCGGACGCGGCGCCGGGCTGACCGGCCCGCCGCTCGGACGTCACGGACGCGGCGCTGATGACCAGCACCGCGATCATGACCATGCCGAAGCTCGGCAAGCTCATGAAGAACATGATGCCCAGGTGGAGGCCGCCCCCGAGCACCAGGGCGACCAGCCGGTGCCTCCGCCGCCCCAGGGTCAACAGCGCCAGCGCCACCTGGACGCCGACCACCGACCACGACAGGAGGGCGACGGACCAGTAGGAGCCCAGCACCGGCGAGAGCAGGTCGCGGACCGGCACGGGGAACCCGTACTGGGGGTGGTGCGCCACGGTGGACAGCGCGGTGCCGTGCCGCCACTGGGGATCCATCAGCTTGGCGGTCACCGCGCCGAGGTAGATCAGGCAGAGCTGCGCGCGCAGACCGAGGTGGGCGGCGAACGCGCTGCCCCGCCACGACGGCGCGAGCGGGCGGAGCACCGGCTGCCAGTGCGACACCCGGTCGTCGCCCAGGCACACGGGGACGAGCAGCATCGTGGCGACCTGCGCGATGGTGTCCCCGCCGTTGGCCATCTCCATCGCGGCCGCGAGGCTGAACGCGACGTACCAGTGCGGGACGCAGGTCCACCGCGGGCTGAACCCGACCAGGACGAGCACCAGCACCACGACCGCGAGGGTCCGGCCGACCGGCAGACCGGATTCGGTCGGTCCCACCAGGCACCACAGCGAGGCCGCGCGCACACCTGTGCACCGCATGCCGTCCGGCAGCTCCGCGGTGCGGATGAACAGCTCCGAATCCGAGCTGAGGAGAACCGTGAGCAGGCTCGCGGCGGCCAACAGGCTGCGGCCGACCGCGAGAGGCGTCCCCCGCGGCTCGGCCCGGTCGATCGCGCGGGCCAGTCGTCCCGCCAATCCGCTCACGTCCGGCACCGGAGGTCCGCGAACGCGATGCGGAAAACCTCCCTGGGCCGAGCCGGGACCTGGCGGGCGACCAACGGGGACGGGCGTTCCACCGTGATGGCGACCTGCCCGCACAACACCGGGTTCTCAGCCCGGTTCTCCGCCCGGTACGGCTCCGCGCCGTTCCACAACCCGCCGCAATCGGCGGCCTCCGATTCGTCGCACGGCAACCAGAACCGGTCCGGTATCCGGCGCGCGATGGCGCGCAATTCCGCCGATTCGGCGTACCCGGCCCGGCTGAGCCCCCAGGACCACTCGTCCCACCGCCGGCGTTCCGTCAACCCACCCAGCCGCGGGCTACCGGGGACGACCCGGTAGCCCACGAGCAGGTCCCTGTCGAGATCCACGAAGAACGTCCAGCGCTGCGGCCAGACTTCGAGGTAGCCGGTGAGCCGATCACGCAGCCCGGCCACGTCCAGCGCGGCGAGCCACGTGATCACGAGGCTGGTTACCAACACCGTCGCCGTCAACGCGAACCCGTGCAACGCACGCGCGGCGCCCTCCTCGGAATGGCCCGTTCGCCCCACTGAAGACACCTTCGCGGCTCAGGTACCCTGGCTGCACACTTCCTGACCGGTGCCCTCGTTCACCACGCTGTTCTCCGCGTACGGCCGGTCCCCCACTTCAGCGGACGAACCACCCGCCGTCACCACCACGACGAACAGGGCCGCGGACAGCGCGAACCCGAACGAAAACGCCTTCTTCATAACAAATTCCCCCGTCAGCGAAGTCGTCGACATAGCCCTTCGGGTCCGGCCGCGTCGGCGGACCCGACCTCCGCGACTATGGCATCATGAGCTACCTGGCCGCTAACGAGTTGCTACTCGCCGTGCACGCCGGTCTCGGTCGATCGAGTCGGACCAGGGGGTCATCGCTTTGGAGTTCCGGATCCTGGGACCTCTGGAAGTCCGCTTCGACGGACAACCCGTTCGCATCGGCGGCGCGCGGCAACAGCGGCTCCTCGCGCTGCTGCTGCTGGCCGCCAACCGGGTGGTCCTGGTCGAGCGCCTGGTCGACGAGCTGTGGAGCAGTCCTCCCCGGTCGGCGCGCCAGCAGATCCACAACGCCATCGCGAGCCTCCGGCGCACGCTGGCCGAACACAGCGCGGACGTGCACATCCGGTGGACCGAGGCCGGCTACCTGCTCGACGTCCCGGAATCGTCGATCGACGTCAACCAGTTCCTGGGGCTCCTCGACGAGGCCAGGCAAGCGGAGACCCGCGGGCGGTTGACCGAGGCGGTGGCCGCGCTGCGCGGCGCGCTCGACATGTGGCGGGGAGACGTGCTGGCCGGGCTCGGCGGCACGGTGGTCGAGAACGCGGTCGCCGGGCTGCACGAGCAACGGCTCGGCGCCGTCGAGACCCTGATGTCCCTGCGCCTGCGCACCGGTGAGACCGGTTCGGTGGTCAGCGAGCTGCGGCAGCTCGTCAACGAGCACCCGCTGCGCGACTCCCTGCGCATCAGCCTGATGCAGGCCCTCTACCGCAGCGGGCGACAGGCCGACGCGCTGGCCGTGTACGACGACGGCAGGAGGATGCTGGCCGACGACCTCGGCCTCGACCCGAGCCCGGAACTCCAGCGGGTGCACGCCGACGTGCTGCGCGGCACGCTGGAGTCCGCGCCCGCGCCGACCGAACCCGGAGCGGACCCGTCCGAGGTGCAGGGTGTCCGGTCCTACCTGCCCCACGACATCAGCGACTTCTCCGGCCGGTCGGCGGAACTCCTGCAGCTGCGCGCCGCCACGCGGGCCACGTCGCCGACCGCGATCACGATCTCCGCGGTCGACGGCATGGGCGGGGTCGGCAAGACGACGCTGGCGGTCCACCTGGCGCACCGGGTCGCGGGTGACTGGGCCTGACCCGTTTTGACGGACATCTGAGATCAGGGGACGCGTGTCCCCGGAAGGATGTTCCATCATGGAGTCCATGGGCAGGAAGAAGCGGCGGCCTCGGCCTTGCCGGACCGCCCGGGGACCGGCGGGGTGCCGGAGCACCGACTCCCCGCCCTGCCCGAGGGCCCGGCGCGCGGAGCGGGGAGAACCACCGGCTGGAGGACCGGGAGGACAGCGGGTGTGCCCCCGCTCTGCCCTCCCGGTCATCCCCGGACGCGCGGCGGAGTGGTTCGTTGGGATCGCGTTCACAGCAGGAACGGGCGAGGGGGACCCATGCACGCTCAAGGGCGCGACACCGGCGGCGCGGAGGCCCGGCAGCACCGCGAGCCGTCACCGGGCGGGCACGACGTCCCGCCTCCGCCGGACCGGGTCCTCGCCCCCGGCGCACCGGTCACCCCCGGCCACCTGCTGGCCCTGCAGCGGGCCGTGGGCAACGACGCCGTGATGCACGCCGTCCAGCGGTCCCACGCCGTTCAGCGGTCGGACACCGGACAGCCGCGGGAGACGGGTGCCGGGGTGGGTGACGTGCTCAAGTCCTC
This portion of the Saccharothrix syringae genome encodes:
- a CDS encoding serine hydrolase domain-containing protein, which produces MDRVRAATDWIARVLPGLLERHEVPGAQVAVLADGHVAGAAAGVLNVATGVPVTDDAVFQIGSITKVWTATLVQQLVNDGLLDLDRPVRDHLADFRLADRSAAETVTARQLLSHTAGFEGDLFTDTGTGDDAIGKYVAGLADARQVFPPGERFSYCNSGYVVLGRLVEVLRGKPFNAVLRERLVDPLGLADVATSLDEAILRRPAVGHVRSASDAVRPVRVWSMAPSTAPAGAVLAMSARDLLGFVRMHLEHTDFDAMREPQVEVPDLGMISGHWALGWALPDYRGPLVLGHTGRTAGQRAFLRVVPGVGVAVAMLTNGGNVYPVFAEVFGHLLGELGGVVQPGLPVPPAAPRPVDADRVAGTYRSPVADNVVHVDADGRTWLRILPHAAPAEPDAFTANAHELVALDPDRLIMVAQDDGAHPVIGLVDDVGDGRVRYLHTSRAIPRVPG
- a CDS encoding GNAT family N-acetyltransferase; amino-acid sequence: MTAGLEVERFDPACATEGDLRGYYRVMLARQEIDRPDEPRLTYEDVLGRLENPFVGFGPVVYWVARLGGEVVGLAIVYFLEEESGHIGLTEVIVHPRVRRRGIGTAVLKAVVPELRARGRTLVETWQITKGSDGERWARSLNFRSVHTVLMQALVIPGADSALWQDDVPAGYRLRRWAGVVPEDLVTSFAAARNAMHDAPLGGLGYEEPEWTAERVRAREAELRRNNIELRAVVAVHESTGEVAGLTELELHPHRPFWGFQRDTAVSAPHRGHGLGRCIKAHLIHWLLADRPDLDRIYTTTGAGNEHMIRVNEQLGFTTVRTMVAVNRDLAELEAELRTR
- a CDS encoding sporulation-delaying protein SdpB family protein yields the protein MSGLAGRLARAIDRAEPRGTPLAVGRSLLAAASLLTVLLSSDSELFIRTAELPDGMRCTGVRAASLWCLVGPTESGLPVGRTLAVVVLVLVLVGFSPRWTCVPHWYVAFSLAAAMEMANGGDTIAQVATMLLVPVCLGDDRVSHWQPVLRPLAPSWRGSAFAAHLGLRAQLCLIYLGAVTAKLMDPQWRHGTALSTVAHHPQYGFPVPVRDLLSPVLGSYWSVALLSWSVVGVQVALALLTLGRRRHRLVALVLGGGLHLGIMFFMSLPSFGMVMIAVLVISAASVTSERRAGQPGAASEERNRP
- a CDS encoding AfsR/SARP family transcriptional regulator — encoded protein: MEFRILGPLEVRFDGQPVRIGGARQQRLLALLLLAANRVVLVERLVDELWSSPPRSARQQIHNAIASLRRTLAEHSADVHIRWTEAGYLLDVPESSIDVNQFLGLLDEARQAETRGRLTEAVAALRGALDMWRGDVLAGLGGTVVENAVAGLHEQRLGAVETLMSLRLRTGETGSVVSELRQLVNEHPLRDSLRISLMQALYRSGRQADALAVYDDGRRMLADDLGLDPSPELQRVHADVLRGTLESAPAPTEPGADPSEVQGVRSYLPHDISDFSGRSAELLQLRAATRATSPTAITISAVDGMGGVGKTTLAVHLAHRVAGDWA